A window of Ruania suaedae contains these coding sequences:
- the rlmC gene encoding 23S rRNA (uracil(747)-C(5))-methyltransferase RlmC — MQCDYFDAGRCRSCTIIRTPYRAQLAAKHERARAALGEGPAWEAPLASAESGFRNKAKMVAGGTVEDPRLGILVPGGGVQDLRECPLHEPALEASLPVLAEFATRARLVPYDVTTRRGELKYVLATVSPDGELLVRFVLRSTESVPRIRKHLGWLTARLPGLRVASVNLHPTHSAVVEGAEEILLTDQAFLPMRIGPVELGLRPQGFFQTSTGIAAALYRTAAAWTADLDYRSAWDLYCGVGGFAMHLARPGTDVIGVEASAEAVAAATASAARSRLAHVRFETADAGAFARDAAQAPDLVVVNPPRRGIGDLTRWLEASGVRHVLYSSCNVDSLAGDLAAMPSLRPVRAQVLDMFPHTEHFETLVLAER; from the coding sequence GTGCAGTGCGACTACTTCGACGCCGGGCGATGCCGCTCCTGCACGATCATCCGGACTCCGTACCGGGCCCAGCTCGCGGCCAAGCACGAGCGCGCCCGGGCAGCACTGGGCGAGGGGCCGGCGTGGGAGGCCCCGCTCGCCTCGGCGGAGTCCGGGTTCCGGAACAAGGCCAAGATGGTGGCCGGCGGGACGGTCGAGGACCCGCGCCTGGGGATCCTCGTGCCCGGCGGCGGGGTCCAGGACCTGCGCGAGTGCCCGCTGCACGAGCCCGCGCTCGAGGCCTCGCTGCCGGTGCTCGCAGAGTTCGCCACCCGCGCCCGGCTCGTGCCCTACGACGTCACCACCCGCCGTGGTGAGCTGAAGTATGTGCTGGCCACGGTCTCCCCGGACGGCGAACTGCTGGTGCGGTTCGTGCTGCGCTCGACCGAGTCCGTGCCCCGGATCCGCAAGCACCTGGGCTGGTTGACCGCGCGGCTGCCCGGGCTGCGCGTGGCCTCGGTCAACCTCCACCCCACCCACAGCGCCGTGGTGGAGGGCGCCGAGGAGATCCTGCTCACCGACCAGGCGTTCCTGCCGATGCGGATCGGGCCGGTCGAGCTCGGACTGCGGCCGCAGGGCTTCTTCCAGACCAGCACCGGGATCGCCGCAGCGCTGTACCGGACCGCAGCCGCGTGGACTGCGGACCTGGACTACCGCAGCGCGTGGGACCTGTACTGCGGGGTGGGTGGCTTCGCCATGCACCTGGCCCGGCCGGGAACGGACGTCATCGGGGTCGAAGCCAGCGCTGAGGCGGTGGCGGCCGCCACCGCGAGCGCCGCCCGGTCCAGGCTGGCCCACGTGCGGTTCGAGACGGCGGACGCGGGCGCGTTCGCGCGCGACGCCGCCCAGGCGCCCGACCTCGTCGTGGTCAACCCGCCCCGCCGCGGGATCGGTGATCTGACCCGCTGGCTGGAAGCGTCCGGAGTCCGGCACGTCCTCTACTCCAGCTGCAACGTCGACTCCCTCGCCGGAGACCTGGCGGCGATGCCCTCGCTGCGCCCGGTACGCGCCCAGGTGCTGGACATGTTCCCCCACACCGAGCACTTCGAGACGCTGGTGCTGGCCGAACGCTGA
- a CDS encoding substrate-binding domain-containing protein, with protein sequence MNLSRRNLLRFGALTGAAVAAPSLAGCRTQGTAGPADPGAAAADVLPTFQQYTGVTADVPGEPGRYSDLFYRYPEPVKAISEVPGDGGDVTCLTVASVAPPPLESNPFWQAFNERLGINYVPTLTPSPDYPSKFATMTAGDELPDLFTIVVDQTAALDQLLAAKAADLTDHLAGDAILDYPFLANLPTISWQETIFGGRIRAIPIVRGYMTSLMMYSRKDLLAEQGITEEPGSFEEWYAALEEMNAPSANTWALASIPTDFVRQMLRLPNKWYLDGDRIVTAYAAEGQEEALESMRRIVEAGMVNPDAATASESDQRAWFQNGSASYGWWTMSSYPALAVDPTGEQDAYIGDGVPVPGYESGTGTPFLGEPNVTLTGFNAASAERIETLLSIANYLAAPYGTEEYLFRKYGLEGEHFTMTDGEITQDQDRGGERGIGHNYICDSPWVIAATPETRDAMQRWQDFEKVFTEEFALDPTTGLYSSTASRSLASLNQTMRALELDIVLGRQPVSAWAEGVEKFRADGGTLIEDELTQSYAEANA encoded by the coding sequence ATGAACCTGTCCCGTCGAAACCTGTTGCGCTTCGGTGCGCTCACGGGTGCTGCCGTGGCCGCCCCATCGCTTGCCGGCTGCCGCACCCAGGGAACTGCCGGACCCGCCGACCCGGGCGCTGCTGCGGCCGACGTGCTGCCCACCTTTCAGCAGTACACCGGGGTCACCGCGGACGTCCCTGGCGAGCCCGGGCGCTACAGCGACCTGTTCTACCGTTACCCCGAGCCGGTCAAGGCCATCAGTGAGGTCCCGGGGGACGGCGGCGACGTCACCTGTCTCACGGTGGCCTCGGTGGCTCCGCCGCCGCTGGAGTCCAACCCGTTCTGGCAGGCGTTCAACGAGCGACTGGGCATCAACTACGTCCCCACCCTGACGCCCTCGCCGGACTATCCCTCGAAGTTCGCCACCATGACCGCCGGCGACGAGCTGCCGGACCTGTTCACCATCGTCGTGGACCAGACCGCAGCCCTCGATCAACTGCTCGCAGCGAAGGCTGCCGACCTCACCGACCACCTCGCCGGTGACGCGATCCTCGACTACCCCTTCCTCGCGAACCTGCCCACCATCTCCTGGCAGGAGACGATCTTCGGCGGCCGCATCCGGGCGATCCCGATCGTCCGCGGGTACATGACCTCGTTGATGATGTACTCCCGCAAGGATCTTCTGGCCGAGCAGGGCATCACCGAGGAGCCGGGATCGTTCGAGGAGTGGTACGCCGCGCTGGAGGAGATGAATGCTCCCTCGGCCAACACCTGGGCCCTGGCCTCCATCCCGACCGACTTCGTGCGCCAGATGCTGCGACTGCCGAACAAGTGGTACCTGGACGGTGACCGGATCGTCACCGCCTATGCCGCCGAGGGCCAGGAGGAGGCACTGGAGTCGATGCGCCGCATCGTCGAGGCCGGCATGGTCAACCCCGACGCCGCCACGGCCAGCGAGAGCGATCAGCGGGCGTGGTTCCAGAACGGCTCCGCCTCCTACGGGTGGTGGACGATGAGTTCCTATCCGGCGCTGGCCGTGGACCCCACGGGCGAGCAGGACGCCTACATCGGTGACGGCGTCCCCGTTCCCGGCTACGAATCGGGCACCGGGACGCCATTCCTCGGGGAACCGAACGTCACCCTCACCGGCTTCAACGCCGCCTCGGCGGAGCGGATCGAGACGCTGCTGTCCATCGCCAACTATCTCGCTGCGCCGTACGGCACCGAGGAGTACCTCTTCCGCAAGTACGGCCTCGAGGGTGAGCACTTCACGATGACCGACGGCGAGATCACCCAGGACCAGGACCGCGGTGGCGAACGCGGGATCGGTCATAACTACATCTGCGACAGCCCCTGGGTCATCGCCGCCACACCCGAGACCCGGGATGCGATGCAGCGGTGGCAGGACTTCGAGAAGGTCTTCACCGAGGAGTTCGCGCTCGATCCGACCACTGGTCTGTATTCCTCCACGGCTTCGCGGAGCCTCGCCTCGCTCAATCAGACGATGAGGGCGCTCGAGCTCGACATCGTGCTCGGGCGGCAGCCCGTCTCCGCCTGGGCCGAGGGCGTGGAGAAGTTCCGCGCCGACGGCGGCACCCTGATCGAGGACGAGCTCACCCAGTCCTACGCCGAGGCGAACGCCTAG
- the phnE gene encoding phosphonate ABC transporter, permease protein PhnE has protein sequence MSRREVMLRPGAVEQSTVTPLPQSTPTLPPTPSRVTATLTAVATGAVVLAATAGLNISWTELGDVPGRVVEYLRLMFAAPNWEKLPRALFETWRSISMAWLGAIGCVVVSIPLGMLAASGMGPAWLRVVLRAIFAVVRAVPEVIIALVLLTVTGLTPFTGALALGIAGIGTQAKWVYEAVESAPTGATEAVRAAGGSTAEIARWAIWPTVAPVLMSLALYRCEINIRTSAVLGLVGAGGIGSMLSNYTNYRQWDTVGMLLIVVVVITMVFDLISGSIRRRIMEGARGRDLDRTR, from the coding sequence ATGAGCCGGCGAGAGGTAATGCTCCGCCCCGGTGCGGTGGAGCAGTCCACGGTGACGCCGCTACCACAGAGCACCCCGACCCTCCCGCCCACGCCCTCCCGCGTGACGGCGACCCTCACCGCCGTGGCGACGGGCGCCGTCGTGCTGGCCGCGACGGCCGGGCTGAACATCAGCTGGACCGAACTCGGCGACGTCCCCGGCCGGGTGGTGGAGTACCTGCGGCTGATGTTCGCCGCCCCGAACTGGGAGAAGCTGCCACGGGCGCTGTTCGAGACCTGGCGATCGATCTCGATGGCGTGGCTCGGCGCGATCGGATGCGTCGTCGTCTCCATCCCGCTGGGGATGCTCGCGGCGAGCGGGATGGGGCCAGCCTGGCTGCGCGTGGTCCTGCGGGCGATCTTCGCCGTCGTGCGCGCTGTGCCCGAGGTGATCATTGCGCTGGTGCTGCTGACCGTGACAGGGCTGACGCCGTTCACCGGCGCGCTGGCCCTCGGCATCGCCGGTATCGGGACACAGGCCAAGTGGGTGTACGAGGCGGTCGAGTCGGCCCCGACCGGAGCCACCGAGGCGGTCCGCGCCGCCGGGGGGTCCACCGCCGAGATCGCACGCTGGGCGATCTGGCCCACGGTCGCGCCCGTGCTGATGTCCCTCGCCCTGTACCGGTGTGAGATCAACATCCGCACCTCGGCTGTGCTCGGGCTGGTCGGTGCCGGCGGGATCGGCTCGATGCTGTCCAACTACACCAACTATCGCCAGTGGGACACGGTCGGCATGTTGCTCATCGTGGTCGTGGTGATCACCATGGTCTTCGACCTGATCTCCGGGTCGATCCGCCGGCGCATCATGGAGGGAGCGCGTGGCCGTGACCTGGACCGGACCCGCTGA
- a CDS encoding phosphate/phosphite/phosphonate ABC transporter substrate-binding protein, whose protein sequence is MRQNLRQPTRQTTLVTALAAASALALAGCSAEASGSDSGGGSDSEATEWPEEITLSLVPSVEGEDLAEALDPLTAYLSDGLGISVEGVVATDYAATVEALGADQAQVLITDAGSLYTAMEQYDAELILRDVRFGATSYASIAMTNNPGAYCTDEVVTATYGATGDELSYCNGTETGPEAAGQGPAGLEALAGLAEGTPVALQAATSPAGYQYPVVAMREQGIDTDTGIQQIPVEGNNNAVLAVANGDAEVGFAYWDARSTVTEEVPTVGEDVVVFAYTEMIPNGGVAAAPSLPEDLVTELTTLMDEYADSSEEAAAVMFDLVGLSDWSADTAEDEITRYGEILAQFSQ, encoded by the coding sequence ATGCGTCAGAACCTGCGTCAGCCCACGCGTCAGACCACGCTCGTCACCGCCCTCGCCGCGGCGAGCGCTCTCGCCCTCGCCGGGTGCAGCGCCGAGGCGTCCGGCTCGGACTCCGGCGGCGGCAGCGACTCGGAGGCAACCGAGTGGCCTGAGGAGATCACCCTCTCCCTGGTCCCCTCCGTCGAGGGCGAGGACCTGGCCGAGGCACTCGACCCTCTCACCGCCTACCTCTCCGACGGGCTCGGGATCTCCGTCGAGGGCGTCGTGGCGACGGACTACGCCGCCACCGTGGAGGCGCTCGGTGCCGACCAGGCGCAGGTGCTCATCACCGACGCGGGCTCCCTCTACACGGCGATGGAGCAGTACGACGCCGAACTGATCCTGCGTGACGTCCGCTTCGGCGCCACCTCGTACGCCTCGATCGCCATGACCAACAACCCCGGCGCCTACTGCACCGACGAGGTCGTCACCGCGACCTATGGCGCCACCGGCGACGAGCTCTCCTACTGCAACGGCACCGAGACCGGGCCCGAAGCCGCCGGCCAGGGCCCCGCCGGGCTGGAGGCGCTCGCGGGCCTCGCCGAAGGCACCCCGGTCGCGCTGCAGGCGGCCACCTCCCCGGCCGGCTACCAGTACCCGGTGGTGGCGATGCGTGAGCAGGGCATCGACACCGACACCGGCATCCAGCAGATCCCGGTCGAGGGCAACAACAACGCCGTGCTGGCCGTCGCGAACGGTGATGCCGAGGTCGGCTTCGCCTACTGGGACGCACGATCCACCGTGACCGAGGAAGTGCCCACGGTCGGTGAGGACGTCGTGGTGTTCGCCTACACCGAGATGATCCCCAACGGCGGCGTGGCGGCCGCCCCGAGCCTGCCCGAGGATCTCGTCACCGAGCTCACCACGTTGATGGATGAGTACGCCGACTCCTCCGAGGAGGCCGCCGCCGTCATGTTCGACCTGGTCGGTCTCTCGGACTGGAGCGCCGACACCGCCGAGGACGAGATCACGCGCTACGGCGAGATCCTCGCCCAGTTCAGTCAGTGA
- the phnE gene encoding phosphonate ABC transporter, permease protein PhnE — MPATTPTANAGSPPPPALPPRPRSTTQRVLIVAALCAFTALTCWPAIGGIEIDLASLARNWSNGADKIAQLVRPDLTFLPRTIAPMLETLAMALAGAAFAAVVSIPLTLAAARPSNPDPLTRQLVRLCINVNRAVPDLVFATVLVAMVGVGTLPGFLTLFLFDLGVVVKLVSEAVDSADHPYLEAGRAAGGTHAQINRVTVLPQSWPLFANQWLYSLELNVRISAILGIVGAGGIGRLLDERRGFFAYDDVSVIILEILVVVVLIEIASNALRRRLR, encoded by the coding sequence GTGCCGGCCACCACCCCGACGGCGAACGCCGGGTCACCGCCCCCGCCGGCCCTCCCGCCACGCCCGCGCAGCACCACCCAACGCGTGCTGATCGTGGCGGCCCTGTGCGCCTTCACGGCGCTCACCTGCTGGCCCGCCATCGGCGGGATCGAGATCGATCTGGCAAGCCTCGCGCGGAACTGGTCCAACGGCGCCGACAAGATCGCCCAGCTGGTGCGCCCCGACCTGACATTCCTGCCACGCACGATCGCGCCGATGCTGGAGACCCTCGCGATGGCCCTCGCCGGTGCAGCGTTCGCCGCGGTCGTCTCCATTCCGCTCACGCTCGCCGCTGCGCGGCCCAGCAACCCCGACCCCCTCACGCGCCAGCTGGTGCGGCTGTGCATCAACGTCAACCGGGCCGTCCCGGACCTGGTCTTCGCCACGGTGCTGGTCGCCATGGTCGGGGTGGGCACCCTGCCCGGGTTCCTCACGCTGTTCCTGTTCGACCTCGGCGTGGTGGTCAAGCTCGTCTCCGAGGCCGTCGACTCCGCCGATCACCCCTACCTGGAGGCCGGCAGAGCCGCAGGCGGCACGCACGCGCAGATCAACCGGGTCACCGTCCTCCCGCAGTCGTGGCCGTTGTTCGCGAACCAGTGGCTGTACTCGTTGGAGCTGAACGTGCGGATCTCGGCGATCCTCGGCATCGTGGGCGCCGGCGGGATCGGCCGGTTGCTGGACGAGCGCCGGGGCTTCTTCGCCTACGACGACGTCTCGGTGATCATCCTGGAGATCCTGGTGGTGGTCGTCCTCATCGAGATCGCCTCCAACGCGCTACGCAGGAGACTGCGATGA
- the phnC gene encoding phosphonate ABC transporter ATP-binding protein: MTTQPTAQGTTASAAAPWALSLTDVSVTYPNGTRALKNVSVQVEPGEIVSIVGLSGSGKSTLIRTINGLVPVTSGTVIAGGHDVTRTHGRALRELRGHIGMIFQGFNLADRVSVLDNVLVGRFAHTSSVRTVLGLTRSADRELALRALDSVGMLEKVWTRAGSLSGGQKQRVAIARALSQEPSVMLADEPVASLDPPTAHAVMRDLARTSSERGLTVLINIHLMDLARQYTQRMIGLRDGELVFDGPAAQARDADFEAIYGRPVRGRDRLGNE, from the coding sequence GTGACGACCCAGCCCACGGCCCAGGGCACGACGGCTTCGGCCGCTGCGCCCTGGGCGTTGTCCCTGACCGATGTCTCGGTGACCTACCCGAACGGGACCCGGGCGCTGAAGAACGTCAGCGTGCAGGTCGAGCCCGGTGAGATCGTCTCGATCGTGGGCCTGTCGGGCTCGGGGAAGTCGACTCTGATCCGCACGATCAACGGCCTGGTTCCGGTCACCTCCGGCACGGTGATCGCCGGCGGCCACGACGTCACCCGCACCCACGGGCGGGCGCTGCGCGAGTTGCGCGGACACATCGGCATGATCTTCCAGGGTTTCAACCTGGCCGACCGGGTCAGCGTGCTCGACAACGTGCTCGTGGGGCGGTTCGCGCACACCTCCAGCGTCCGCACCGTGCTCGGGCTGACCCGTTCCGCCGACCGCGAGCTGGCGCTGCGTGCGCTGGACTCGGTGGGCATGCTGGAGAAGGTCTGGACCCGGGCGGGATCGCTCTCGGGCGGGCAGAAGCAGCGCGTGGCAATCGCCCGGGCCCTCTCGCAGGAACCCTCGGTGATGCTCGCCGACGAGCCGGTGGCCAGCCTTGACCCGCCGACGGCGCACGCCGTCATGCGCGACCTCGCCCGCACGAGTAGCGAACGCGGCCTGACGGTCCTGATCAACATCCACCTCATGGACCTAGCCCGCCAGTACACCCAGCGGATGATCGGGCTGCGCGACGGGGAACTGGTCTTCGACGGCCCCGCGGCGCAGGCCCGCGACGCCGACTTCGAGGCGATCTACGGTCGCCCCGTGCGGGGCCGGGACCGGCTCGGGAACGAGTGA
- a CDS encoding carbohydrate ABC transporter permease: protein MVDGQYRPHPGIRALKAVVLTIACALVIAPFVAIVATSLADQQQIARAGGMVLWPETASVSAYTAILSGGVITRAAMVSVGVTVVGTSLSLFVSTLLAYALSRPYMAGRGVMLWLLLASLLFTPGMIPTYLTVKQLGLIDSWWALILPMAVSAFNVIVIRAFFQNVPGELIDSARIDGANEWMVFSKICIPLSKAVLAVVGLFYAVGYWNNFFNALLYLNDSSMWPLQLVLRTYVINGSALSSDELGSPTEMPPGDAIQMAILVISIVPILCVYPFLQKHFAKGVLTGAVKG from the coding sequence ATGGTCGATGGCCAGTACCGCCCGCACCCCGGCATCCGTGCCCTCAAGGCCGTCGTCCTGACCATCGCCTGTGCCCTCGTCATCGCACCCTTCGTGGCCATCGTCGCCACCTCGTTGGCGGATCAGCAGCAGATCGCCCGCGCCGGCGGGATGGTGCTCTGGCCGGAGACGGCCTCGGTGAGCGCCTACACCGCGATCCTGTCCGGCGGCGTCATCACACGGGCCGCGATGGTCTCGGTCGGTGTGACCGTGGTGGGGACGTCGCTGTCACTGTTCGTGAGCACCCTGCTGGCCTACGCGCTCTCGCGGCCGTACATGGCAGGCCGCGGCGTCATGCTCTGGCTGCTGCTGGCCTCACTGCTGTTCACCCCGGGGATGATCCCGACCTATCTGACCGTCAAACAGCTCGGGCTGATCGACTCCTGGTGGGCGCTGATCCTGCCGATGGCGGTCTCGGCGTTCAACGTCATCGTGATCCGTGCGTTCTTCCAGAACGTGCCGGGCGAATTGATCGACTCCGCCCGGATCGACGGCGCCAACGAATGGATGGTCTTCAGCAAGATCTGCATCCCGCTGTCCAAGGCCGTGCTCGCGGTGGTCGGGCTGTTCTACGCGGTCGGCTACTGGAACAACTTCTTCAACGCGTTGCTCTATCTCAACGACTCCTCGATGTGGCCGCTGCAGCTCGTGCTGCGCACCTACGTCATCAACGGGTCAGCGCTCTCGAGCGACGAGCTCGGCTCTCCGACGGAGATGCCGCCGGGAGATGCCATCCAGATGGCGATCCTCGTCATCTCGATCGTCCCCATCCTCTGCGTCTACCCCTTCCTGCAGAAGCACTTCGCCAAAGGCGTGCTCACCGGCGCGGTCAAAGGCTGA
- a CDS encoding MurR/RpiR family transcriptional regulator — translation MSARIAALAPSLQPSERRVVDAIAADLAAAVECTAQEIADRVGVGRASVIRTAQSLGYDGYPQLRVALAREVALAPAPEPPDDSPMGSLRAAVDRFARTLPQLTAALTPADVERFVEAVDEAPRAVLVAAGLSAPLGLSMAMRLSAAGRPAEYLPDTLSQLIAARSLEPGSVCLVISGSGANQPSLDAAAAAHEAGAQVLVLTSFARAPIVEHADIALVIPAVSESFSDELVHTSRAALALVIEALVEQVVTRRGTRGREARDAALRLIGGRLRE, via the coding sequence GTGTCCGCGCGGATCGCCGCGCTGGCGCCCTCGCTGCAGCCGAGCGAACGGCGCGTGGTCGATGCCATCGCCGCCGACCTCGCCGCTGCGGTGGAGTGCACCGCGCAGGAGATCGCGGACCGGGTCGGGGTGGGCCGGGCCTCGGTCATCCGTACCGCGCAGAGCCTCGGATACGACGGCTACCCCCAGCTCCGGGTGGCGCTGGCTCGCGAGGTGGCCCTCGCCCCGGCCCCCGAGCCCCCCGACGACTCCCCGATGGGGAGTCTGCGCGCCGCGGTCGACCGCTTCGCCCGCACACTGCCCCAGCTGACGGCGGCCCTCACCCCCGCGGACGTGGAACGGTTCGTCGAGGCTGTCGACGAGGCTCCCCGGGCGGTGCTCGTGGCCGCCGGGCTCTCCGCGCCGCTGGGGCTGAGCATGGCGATGCGGCTCAGCGCCGCCGGCCGGCCGGCCGAGTACCTGCCGGACACGCTCTCCCAGCTGATCGCCGCCCGCAGCCTGGAACCAGGCTCGGTGTGTCTGGTGATCTCCGGGTCCGGAGCGAACCAGCCGAGCCTCGATGCCGCCGCTGCCGCGCACGAGGCCGGGGCGCAGGTGCTCGTGCTGACGTCCTTCGCGCGGGCACCGATCGTCGAGCACGCAGACATCGCCCTGGTGATCCCCGCCGTCAGTGAATCCTTCTCCGACGAGCTCGTGCACACCTCCCGTGCCGCGCTCGCGCTCGTGATCGAGGCGCTGGTGGAGCAGGTGGTGACACGGCGGGGCACCCGTGGCCGGGAGGCGCGAGATGCGGCTCTGCGGCTGATCGGTGGACGGCTGCGGGAGTAG
- a CDS encoding ABC transporter permease, whose amino-acid sequence MGLPTMARAGKRNPARSPHRTRRPSSGTSPRRRLARRERIAVAVRRDWMLWLFALPGMTLILLFQYMPLANNVIAFQDYLPFLGIAGSPWVAFDNFSVITSGDPAFVNALTNTLLITLVQTVFVFPAPIAMALLLNSLVSERIKRSIQSVLYLPHFLSWVIVVSVFQQVLGGSGMINNFLRSRGFDALDIIGNPDAFLALITSQVIWKDTGWATILFLAVLAGIPSELYEASSLDGAGRMRQMWHVTLPGLRAIIILLLILRLGDALTVGFEQIILLQPAVGRDVSEVLDTYVYNYGVLGGNWGVSAAVGLVKGVVGVVLVLGANKLAHIFGEEGVYRRG is encoded by the coding sequence ATGGGACTTCCGACGATGGCACGGGCGGGCAAACGCAATCCTGCCCGTTCGCCTCACCGGACGCGTCGTCCGAGCTCGGGCACGTCGCCCCGACGCCGGCTGGCGCGTCGGGAGCGGATCGCTGTGGCCGTCCGGCGCGACTGGATGCTCTGGCTCTTCGCGTTGCCCGGCATGACGCTCATCCTGCTGTTCCAGTACATGCCACTGGCGAACAACGTGATCGCCTTCCAGGACTACCTTCCCTTCCTAGGGATCGCCGGTTCACCGTGGGTAGCTTTCGACAACTTCTCGGTGATCACCTCAGGGGACCCGGCGTTCGTGAACGCTCTCACGAACACCCTCCTGATCACCCTGGTGCAGACGGTCTTCGTCTTCCCGGCGCCGATCGCGATGGCCCTGCTGCTCAACTCACTGGTCTCCGAGCGGATCAAACGGTCGATCCAGTCGGTGCTCTACCTGCCGCACTTCCTTTCCTGGGTGATTGTGGTCTCGGTGTTCCAGCAGGTCCTCGGCGGCTCCGGGATGATCAACAACTTCCTGCGTTCGCGGGGCTTCGACGCCCTCGACATCATCGGTAACCCGGACGCCTTCCTAGCGCTGATCACCTCGCAGGTGATCTGGAAGGACACCGGGTGGGCGACGATCCTCTTCCTCGCGGTGCTGGCCGGTATCCCGTCCGAGCTCTATGAGGCATCCTCGCTCGACGGTGCCGGCCGGATGCGGCAGATGTGGCACGTCACGTTGCCCGGTCTGCGAGCGATCATCATCCTGCTGCTGATCCTGCGCCTGGGTGACGCCCTCACGGTGGGATTCGAGCAGATCATCCTGCTGCAGCCGGCCGTGGGCCGGGACGTCTCCGAGGTGCTTGACACCTACGTCTACAACTACGGCGTTCTCGGCGGGAACTGGGGCGTCTCAGCCGCCGTCGGGCTGGTCAAGGGTGTTGTCGGGGTCGTCCTGGTGCTCGGCGCCAACAAGCTCGCCCATATCTTCGGCGAGGAAGGGGTGTACCGCCGTGGCTAG